The Gilliamella apicola genome window below encodes:
- the gluQRS gene encoding tRNA glutamyl-Q(34) synthetase GluQRS, with protein MQYIGRFAPSPSGPLHFGSLVTALGSYLQAKSCFGKWLVRIEDIDPPREVKGASSLILKTLEALHLYWDDEILYQSNCSERYQAVLQSLLNKQQAYYCNCTRQRIHNLANKIYDGFCRNRLLSVKDKDQLAIRIKQNHPVLTFTDKIRGEQTAQLADALEDFIIHRKNGLFAYNLVVVLDDHEQGITEIVRGADLLTVTVKQISLYQLLGFCTPTYCHLPLVLDKNGNKLSKQNHACPIDLNNLKALTVQALQFLGQKVPKDWQDATQQQLLDWAIQHWQLTNVPKQNIQLATNIG; from the coding sequence ATGCAATATATTGGTCGTTTTGCCCCCTCACCTTCAGGACCATTACATTTTGGTTCGTTGGTGACGGCTTTGGGCAGCTACTTACAGGCAAAATCATGTTTTGGTAAGTGGCTTGTTCGCATTGAAGATATTGACCCACCTAGAGAGGTTAAAGGGGCATCATCTCTCATTCTAAAAACGCTCGAAGCTCTTCATTTATATTGGGATGATGAGATTTTATATCAATCAAACTGTAGTGAGCGTTATCAAGCTGTCCTGCAATCGCTACTCAATAAACAACAAGCATATTATTGTAATTGCACAAGGCAACGAATTCACAATTTAGCAAATAAAATTTATGACGGTTTTTGCCGTAATCGACTATTGTCAGTTAAAGACAAAGATCAATTGGCTATTCGTATAAAACAAAATCATCCAGTTTTAACTTTTACTGACAAAATTCGAGGCGAACAAACTGCCCAACTAGCAGATGCCTTAGAAGATTTTATTATTCATCGCAAAAATGGTTTATTTGCTTATAATCTAGTAGTCGTACTTGATGATCATGAGCAAGGCATTACAGAAATAGTACGCGGTGCAGATCTTTTAACCGTCACAGTCAAACAAATTTCACTTTATCAGCTATTAGGTTTTTGCACACCGACGTATTGTCATTTACCATTAGTCTTAGATAAGAATGGTAATAAGCTTTCAAAACAAAATCATGCCTGCCCTATCGATTTAAACAATCTTAAAGCGTTAACGGTTCAAGCTTTGCAATTTTTAGGGCAAAAAGTGCCAAAAGATTGGCAAGATGCAACCCAACAACAACTTTTAGATTGGGCAATACAACATTGGCAACTCACAAATGTTCCTAAACAAAATATCCAATTAGCCACCAATATAGGATAA
- the moaA gene encoding GTP 3',8-cyclase MoaA — protein sequence MQLVDNYQRRFQYLRLSITELCNFQCQYCLPNGYRPNKTHTFLSLNEIDNVVSTFTELGVHKIRLTGGEPTLRRDFVDILSIISSYSRVKELAITTNGSRLLKNIAHWQQAGLNAINISIDSLSPHLFKLITGQDKLKELMQCVEKSLEVGIKKVKINTVLMKNMNDNLDDYLLWIKHRPVELRFIELMETGDSNDVFKRYHTAGSIIESQLIAQGWQLQPKMPLSGPAKVYVHNDYQGKIGLIMPYSKDFCKSCNRLRVSSVGKLHYCLFGDAAVDLRDLLVSPEQKTQLKTRIFASLMVKPEKHLLHEHHVGITPNLSYIGG from the coding sequence ATGCAATTAGTTGATAATTATCAACGGCGATTTCAATATTTGCGTTTATCGATTACTGAGCTGTGTAATTTTCAGTGTCAGTATTGTTTACCAAATGGTTATCGACCTAATAAAACTCATACGTTTCTTTCGCTTAATGAAATTGATAATGTTGTATCTACTTTCACTGAACTTGGTGTGCATAAAATTCGTTTAACTGGTGGAGAACCCACATTACGACGTGATTTTGTTGATATTTTGTCAATTATTTCTTCTTATTCTCGTGTTAAAGAGCTGGCAATTACCACCAACGGATCGCGTTTATTAAAAAATATTGCACATTGGCAACAAGCTGGACTGAATGCGATTAATATCAGTATTGATAGCCTATCTCCACACTTATTCAAATTAATTACCGGTCAAGATAAACTCAAAGAGCTAATGCAATGTGTTGAAAAATCATTGGAAGTTGGTATAAAAAAGGTCAAAATTAATACCGTTTTGATGAAAAATATGAATGATAATCTTGATGATTACTTGTTGTGGATTAAACATCGTCCAGTAGAGTTGCGCTTTATTGAGTTGATGGAAACAGGCGATAGTAATGATGTGTTTAAACGATATCATACAGCAGGTAGCATAATTGAATCACAACTCATTGCTCAAGGTTGGCAGTTACAGCCCAAAATGCCATTGTCAGGACCTGCCAAAGTATATGTACATAACGATTACCAAGGTAAAATTGGGCTAATTATGCCGTATTCCAAAGATTTTTGTAAAAGTTGTAATCGATTGCGAGTTTCATCGGTTGGTAAATTACACTATTGCCTGTTTGGTGATGCAGCTGTTGATTTACGTGATTTGTTGGTAAGCCCTGAGCAAAAAACACAATTAAAAACCAGAATTTTTGCTTCATTAATGGTCAAACCAGAAAAGCATTTGCTACATGAGCATCATGTTGGTATCACACCAAATTTATCCTATATTGGTGGCTAA
- the ppnN gene encoding nucleotide 5'-monophosphate nucleosidase PpnN produces the protein MITHISPLGSMDLLAQAEVDILKKSANSDLYQLFRNCSLATLNAGSKTDNTKDLLDRFQSFEINVISKERGVKLELIDAPESAFVDKRIIRSIQANLFAVLRDILFLNSQIVAIKHLVPNDKLEKEHSYYITNLVFSILRNANALHVGEEPNLIVCWGGHSINESEYYYARQVGMQLGLRELNICTGCGPGIMEAPMKGAAVGHAQQRYKDSRFIGMTEPSIIAAEPPNALVNELIIMPDIEKRLEAFVRMAHGIIIFPGGPGTAEELLYILGIMLNPANKNQTLPLILTGPKECESYFAAIDDFIRNTLGEEATKLYQIVIDSPEKVARIMKDGVKHVKSSRLKTGDAYGFNWLLKIDESLQRPFEPLHENMAALNLHRNQPVELLAADLRRAFSGIVAGNVKEFGMKQIAEHGRYKLQGDPEIMKQLDNLLRSFVKQDRMKLPGGTAYQPCYEICY, from the coding sequence ATGATTACCCATATTAGCCCATTAGGATCAATGGACTTACTTGCTCAAGCAGAAGTTGATATTTTAAAAAAATCAGCCAATAGTGATCTGTATCAGTTGTTTAGAAACTGTTCTTTAGCAACACTCAATGCAGGCAGTAAAACCGATAATACTAAAGATCTATTAGATAGATTCCAATCTTTTGAAATTAATGTTATCAGCAAAGAACGAGGGGTTAAGTTAGAGCTTATTGATGCGCCTGAAAGTGCATTTGTTGATAAACGAATCATTCGCTCAATTCAAGCTAATCTATTTGCGGTTTTACGTGATATTCTTTTTTTAAATAGCCAAATAGTTGCAATAAAACATTTGGTTCCAAATGACAAACTCGAAAAAGAACATTCCTATTACATCACCAACCTTGTTTTTTCTATTTTACGTAATGCTAATGCACTCCATGTTGGTGAAGAACCGAATCTTATTGTTTGTTGGGGTGGACATTCAATTAATGAAAGTGAATATTATTACGCTCGCCAAGTTGGTATGCAACTTGGGCTACGTGAACTCAATATTTGTACTGGCTGTGGTCCTGGTATTATGGAAGCACCAATGAAAGGTGCGGCTGTTGGTCATGCACAACAGCGTTATAAAGATAGTCGATTTATTGGTATGACCGAACCTTCTATTATTGCCGCTGAGCCACCAAATGCTTTAGTAAATGAACTAATTATTATGCCGGATATTGAAAAACGTCTTGAAGCTTTTGTAAGAATGGCACACGGTATTATTATATTTCCGGGTGGGCCGGGAACGGCTGAAGAGTTACTCTATATTCTTGGTATTATGTTGAATCCAGCTAATAAAAACCAAACTCTTCCACTGATTTTAACTGGCCCTAAAGAGTGTGAAAGCTATTTTGCTGCCATTGATGATTTTATACGTAATACATTAGGTGAAGAAGCAACCAAGCTTTATCAAATTGTAATCGACTCACCTGAAAAAGTTGCTCGTATTATGAAAGATGGCGTAAAACATGTAAAATCTTCGCGCTTAAAAACGGGTGATGCCTATGGTTTTAACTGGCTATTAAAAATTGATGAATCCCTTCAACGCCCTTTTGAACCACTGCATGAAAACATGGCAGCATTAAATCTGCATAGAAATCAACCTGTCGAATTACTGGCAGCCGATTTACGCCGAGCGTTCTCGGGTATTGTTGCTGGTAATGTAAAAGAATTTGGGATGAAACAAATTGCCGAACATGGTCGATATAAATTACAAGGTGATCCTGAAATTATGAAACAACTCGATAATTTATTAAGAAGCTTTGTAAAACAAGATCGTATGAAATTACCGGGAGGAACCGCTTACCAACCATGTTATGAGATTTGTTATTAA
- the radA gene encoding DNA repair protein RadA, producing MAKSVKRAYVCNDCGADYPRWQGQCSACHAWNTITEVRLASTSSRNDRLTGYAGGAGQAKIQKLSEISLEALPRFSTGFSEFDRVLGGGVVPGSAILIGGNPGAGKSTLLLQTMSKLSAQMNTLYVTGEESLQQVAMRAHRLGLPTDNINMLSETSIEQICLLAEQSQPKLMVIDSIQVMHLADIQSSPGSVAQVRETAAYLTRFAKTKGIAIIMVGHVTKDGSLAGPKVLEHCIDCSILLDGDADSRFRTLRSHKNRFGAVNELGVFAMTEQGLKEVSNPSAIFLSRGDEMLPGSSVMVLWEGTRPLLVEIQALVDHSIYGNPRRVTVGLDQNRLALLLAVLHRHGGLQMADQDIFVNVVGGVKVTETSADLALIAALVSSFRNRPLPQDVVIFGEIGLGGEIRPVPSGQERISEAAKHGFKKAIVPIANMPKKKPDNMQIFAVKKVSEALDILSDF from the coding sequence TTGGCAAAATCCGTTAAACGTGCTTATGTGTGCAATGATTGTGGTGCAGATTATCCGCGTTGGCAGGGGCAATGTAGTGCGTGTCACGCTTGGAACACGATTACTGAAGTTAGGTTAGCCAGTACTTCATCACGTAATGATAGATTAACAGGTTATGCGGGTGGGGCAGGTCAAGCTAAAATTCAAAAACTATCGGAAATCAGTTTAGAAGCCTTACCAAGATTTTCAACTGGATTTTCTGAATTCGATCGCGTATTAGGTGGCGGAGTTGTACCGGGTAGTGCCATATTAATTGGTGGTAACCCAGGTGCCGGTAAAAGTACTTTATTGCTACAAACCATGAGTAAACTATCAGCCCAAATGAATACCTTGTATGTAACAGGTGAAGAATCACTGCAACAAGTTGCTATGCGAGCACATCGTTTAGGTTTACCAACCGATAATATTAATATGTTATCTGAAACCAGTATTGAACAAATTTGTCTGCTGGCTGAACAGTCACAACCTAAACTTATGGTCATCGACTCTATTCAAGTGATGCACCTTGCCGATATACAATCTTCACCAGGTAGTGTTGCACAAGTGCGAGAAACCGCAGCCTATTTGACACGCTTTGCCAAAACGAAAGGGATTGCCATTATTATGGTTGGACATGTGACTAAAGATGGCTCACTAGCAGGTCCAAAAGTTCTTGAGCACTGTATTGACTGTTCTATTTTATTAGATGGCGATGCCGATTCTCGTTTTAGAACACTACGTAGCCATAAAAACCGTTTTGGTGCAGTAAATGAACTGGGTGTATTTGCCATGACAGAACAAGGTTTAAAAGAGGTCAGTAATCCATCGGCGATATTCTTAAGTCGCGGTGATGAGATGTTGCCTGGCAGTTCTGTTATGGTACTTTGGGAAGGCACGCGCCCACTGTTGGTTGAGATTCAAGCTTTAGTTGATCACTCTATATATGGTAATCCTAGACGTGTTACCGTTGGACTTGACCAAAATAGATTAGCGTTATTATTGGCTGTCTTGCACCGTCATGGTGGGTTACAAATGGCCGATCAAGATATCTTTGTTAATGTTGTCGGAGGTGTAAAAGTTACCGAAACTAGTGCTGATTTAGCCTTGATTGCTGCATTAGTATCAAGTTTTCGTAATCGTCCTTTACCGCAAGATGTCGTGATTTTTGGTGAAATTGGCTTAGGTGGTGAAATTCGCCCAGTACCAAGTGGGCAAGAGAGAATTTCTGAGGCCGCTAAACATGGTTTTAAAAAAGCGATTGTGCCAATTGCCAATATGCCGAAAAAGAAACCTGACAATATGCAGATTTTTGCAGTGAAGAAAGTGTCAGAAGCTTTAGATATCTTGAGTGACTTTTAA